A single window of Dioscorea cayenensis subsp. rotundata cultivar TDr96_F1 unplaced genomic scaffold, TDr96_F1_v2_PseudoChromosome.rev07_lg8_w22 25.fasta BLBR01000408.1, whole genome shotgun sequence DNA harbors:
- the LOC120254289 gene encoding probable receptor-like protein kinase At1g11050 — protein sequence MARMSSIPSLILFLPSFSAIPPPSSSSSCPLDLSYITTYPWDHSHCIPSTTNPNLTNCRQTLLSLYAIALALRLRSTSQFRLPSLNSSISCLSTFQSQLSSLSLPSNLISTHFYSPSYFVISPNFCASIQTKQDWISKLGNSTAVDSACSAVPPNPTTSCQPCYLAGVSVSSNLTALDGNRSHSDNCFYLTVLYAAGISNSAGPQNPLVAACIFSLDITHSSPSHRSHAFLYAIIGAAFAILFLPFIIVLYLFWSRRCKTAAPAFNQEENPRSRPHLRPNTGSIWFKIRDLEKATSFFSHHNLIGRGGFGVVYKGILSDGTPVAVKQILDSDFEGDEEFRNEVEIISNLRHRNLVPLRLLHHQRPQPPTLPRLRPHAKR from the coding sequence ATGGCAAGAATGTCTTCAATCCCATCCCTCATTCTCTTCCTGCCGTCATTCTCCGCCATACCACCTCcatcctcatcttcatcatgcCCTTTAGACCTATCCTACATCACCACCTACCCATGGGATCACTCCCACTGCATCCCTTCAACCACCAACCCCAACCTCACCAACTGCCGTCAAACTCTCCTCAGCCTCTACGCCATCGCCCTTGCTCTCCGTCTCCGTTCCACCTCCCAGTTCCGTCTTCCTTCACTCAACTCCTCCATCTCCTGCCTCTCCACCTTCCAATCCCAACTCTCCTCCCTTTCCCTCCCGTCCAACCTCATCTCCACCCACTTCTACTCCCCTTCCTACTTCGTCATCTCCCCCAACTTCTGCGCCTCAATCCAAACCAAACAAGACTGGATCTCCAAGCTCGGCAACTCCACCGCCGTCGACTCCGCCTGCTCCGCCGTCCCCCCTAACCCCACCACTAGCTGCCAGCCTTGCTACCTCGCCGGCGTAAGCGTCTCCTCCAACCTCACCGCCCTTGACGGCAACCGCTCCCATTCCGATAACTGTTTCTATCTCACCGTCCTCTACGCCGCCGGCATCTCCAACTCCGCCGGCCCACAAAACCCTCTCGTCGCCGCCTGCATCTTCAGCCTCGACATCACCCATTCCTCCCCTTCCCACCGATCCCATGCCTTTCTCTACGCCATCATCGGCGCCGCTTTCGCCATCCTCTTCTTGCCCTTCATCATCGTGCTTTATCTCTTCTGGTCACGCCGCTGCAAGACGGCGGCGCCGGCATTCAATCAAGAAGAAAACCCCCGTTCTCGACCTCATCTACGACCAAACACCGGATCTATCTGGTTCAAGATCAGAGATCTCGAAAAAGCCACCTCCTTCTTCTCCCACCACAACCTCATCGGCCGCGGTGGCTTCGGCGTCGTCTACAAGGGCATCCTCTCCGACGGCACTCCGGTGGCCGTGAAGCAAATCTTAGACTCCGATTTCGAAGGCGACGAGGAATTCCGCAACGAGGTTGAGATCATCAGCAATCTCCGCCACCGAAACCTCGTCCCT